One window from the genome of Epinephelus moara isolate mb chromosome 21, YSFRI_EMoa_1.0, whole genome shotgun sequence encodes:
- the LOC126382485 gene encoding sodium-coupled neutral amino acid transporter 3-like, with protein MGIGTQGRLRCSGLRGYLQRFRVRRDINDTHFLFVFYRILLTCIALLSCYSIHLLLRSAGVVGIRAYEQLGLRAFGHPGKIVAAVIITLHNIGAMSSYLFIVKSELPLVIQAFLGHTSSSDDWFMNGNYLIIIVTVCLILPLTLMKHLGYLGYTSGFSLSCMVFFLSAVIYKKFNIACPLEVFGNHSVNTAISENTCTAKFLTINQETAYTIPILAFAFVCHPEVLPIYTELSNPTKRRMQNIGNVSILGMFIMYFLTATFGYLTFYENTEAELLHTYSKVDPLDTLILCVRLAVLVAVTLTVPVVLFPVRTCGLHTHTSI; from the exons AAGGGACATTAATGACActcatttcctgtttgtgttttacaggATCCTGTTGACATGTATTGCCTTACTGTCTTGTTATTCCATCCATCTGCTGCTACGCAGTGCTGGAGTTGTGG GTATCCGTGCCTATGAGCAGCTTGGCCTGAGAGCTTTTGGTCACCCAGGGAAGATTGTAGCAGCTGTCATCATCACGCTACATAACATTGGAG CCATGTCCAGCTACCTGTTCATAGTTAAATCTGAGTTACCATTGGTCATCCAAGCCTTCCTTGGCCACACATCCAGCTCTGA CGACTGGTTCATGAATGGAAACTACCTTATCATCATCGTCACTGTCTGCCTCATCCTCCCGCTGACCCTGATGAAACACCTCG GGTATCTTGGTTATACCAGTggcttctctctctcctgcatggtcttcttcctctctgcg GTAATCTACAAGAAATTCAACATTGCCTGCCCTCTGGAAGTGTTTGGCAACCACTCTGTGAACACAGCCATCTCAGAgaacacatgcactgcaaaatTCCTCACCATCAACCAAGAG ACGGCATATACCATCCCCATCCTGGCATTCGCTTTTGTATGTCACCCTGAAGTACTTCCCATCTACACTGAACTGAGCAA CCCAACCAAGAGAAGAATGCAGAATATTGGCAATGTTTCCATCCTGGGCATGTTCATCATGTACTTCCTCACTGCCACGTTTGGCTATCTGACCTTCTACG AGAACACCGAAGCAGAGCTCCTCCATACCTACAGTAAGGTGGACCCCCTTGACACTCTGATCCTGTGTGTTCGGCTGGCTGTCCTGGTGGCTGTCACTCTGACTGTACCTGTGGTCTTGTTTCCTGTAAGAACGTGtggccttcacacacacacatccatctgA